In the Mycolicibacterium thermoresistibile genome, one interval contains:
- a CDS encoding ImmA/IrrE family metallo-endopeptidase: MRRAATRPALHRPHESHGTGDYRDRPVVLLRGMESWERTRWTVAHEIGHLVLHRYGDISDEEEREASRFASELLAPAEAIAAEIPDAPTLNDLIEVKLKWRISIGALIIHLRESKLIDDARALTLQRQLYTRINTDTGHTWGKTEPGWDTYKPERPRLLRRWMGVCYAGADSAEALAAHNLIYPTDLLADILAGQGDAPGRSRTEHARTADVGAGQGDIVVPLHRAPRQA, encoded by the coding sequence ATTCGCCGTGCGGCAACACGCCCAGCGCTTCACCGGCCACACGAGTCACATGGGACCGGCGATTATCGCGACCGCCCCGTTGTCTTGTTGCGTGGCATGGAGTCGTGGGAGCGCACCCGCTGGACGGTTGCCCATGAGATCGGGCATTTGGTGTTGCACCGCTATGGCGATATCAGCGATGAGGAGGAACGGGAAGCCTCGCGGTTTGCCTCCGAGCTGCTCGCGCCCGCCGAGGCGATCGCCGCCGAGATCCCGGACGCCCCGACACTGAATGACTTGATCGAGGTGAAGTTGAAGTGGCGAATCTCCATTGGGGCGTTGATCATTCATCTTCGCGAATCGAAGCTGATCGACGACGCCCGCGCACTGACGCTGCAGCGTCAGCTCTACACCAGGATCAACACCGACACCGGGCACACTTGGGGCAAAACCGAACCGGGCTGGGACACCTACAAGCCCGAGCGGCCGCGGCTGCTGCGGCGGTGGATGGGGGTCTGCTACGCCGGGGCCGATTCGGCCGAAGCCCTGGCCGCCCACAATCTGATCTATCCCACCGATCTGCTCGCCGACATCTTGGCCGGTCAAGGCGATGCACCCGGCCGGTCTCGCACCGAGCACGCCAGGACCGCTGACGTCGGTGCCGGACAGGGCGACATCGTGGTGCCACTGCACCGGGCTCCCCGGCAGGCCTAG
- a CDS encoding DUF6188 family protein, which produces MLSQWIEGCAVQRVAVKDGLALDLDEYNELVIWGPLRLTVPPVGDCPLEEVVIDPNDVPVAMRPLLDFSGSTCTRALYDEDGHLHLEFSSGHRIDVAGDEHRTAWELYGKYHGYMACLPRGRVRVVRHDIPDEYDSTAAVAR; this is translated from the coding sequence ATGTTGAGCCAGTGGATCGAGGGGTGCGCCGTGCAGCGCGTCGCGGTCAAGGATGGCCTCGCCCTTGACCTCGACGAGTACAACGAGCTGGTCATTTGGGGGCCGCTGCGCTTGACTGTGCCTCCGGTGGGTGACTGCCCGCTCGAGGAGGTCGTCATCGATCCGAACGATGTGCCGGTGGCGATGCGTCCGCTGTTGGATTTTTCGGGATCGACGTGCACTCGGGCGCTCTACGACGAGGATGGTCACCTGCATCTGGAGTTTTCCAGTGGTCACCGGATCGACGTCGCGGGTGACGAGCATCGGACGGCGTGGGAGTTGTATGGCAAGTACCACGGTTATATGGCCTGCCTGCCCCGGGGCAGGGTGCGCGTCGTGCGCCACGATATACCCGACGAGTACGACAGCACCGCGGCGGTGGCGAGATAG
- a CDS encoding type II secretion system F family protein — MTAAALSLALAVLVAPGAPVRRLRPVTGSGPPVRWWLPGALVGAAGIVAGLALLPMPATLAAGLVAGCWALRRRRRTAMRRRAMEAAALQEALDALIGELRVGAHPVSAVEVAAREVSGTTGLALREVAARARLGGEVSSGLRSVAARSASPGNWERLAVCWRLAERYGLAMATLMRTAQHDIRERERFSAKVHADLAGARTTATLLAALPVLGIGLGQAIGAEPVRFLCTDGIGAWLLVTGAALLCCGQLWSDRIIEGVVK; from the coding sequence ATGACCGCCGCCGCGCTGAGCCTGGCGCTGGCGGTGCTCGTCGCCCCCGGCGCACCGGTACGCCGGCTACGGCCGGTCACCGGGAGCGGTCCGCCGGTGCGGTGGTGGCTGCCCGGCGCGCTGGTCGGGGCGGCGGGCATCGTCGCGGGACTGGCACTGCTGCCGATGCCCGCCACGCTCGCCGCGGGTCTGGTGGCGGGATGCTGGGCGCTGCGGCGGCGACGCCGGACGGCGATGCGCCGCCGCGCGATGGAGGCGGCGGCGCTGCAGGAGGCGCTGGACGCGCTGATCGGCGAGCTGCGCGTGGGCGCCCACCCGGTGTCCGCCGTCGAGGTGGCCGCCCGAGAGGTGTCCGGGACGACCGGTCTGGCACTGCGGGAGGTCGCCGCCCGGGCCCGGTTGGGCGGTGAGGTGTCCTCCGGATTGCGCAGTGTGGCGGCGCGTTCAGCATCACCCGGTAACTGGGAGCGGCTCGCGGTGTGCTGGCGGCTGGCTGAGCGGTACGGCCTGGCGATGGCCACGCTGATGCGGACGGCGCAGCACGACATCCGCGAGCGGGAGCGCTTCTCGGCCAAGGTGCACGCCGATCTGGCCGGTGCCCGGACCACCGCGACCCTGCTCGCCGCACTCCCGGTTCTCGGAATCGGTCTCGGACAGGCGATCGGGGCCGAGCCGGTGCGCTTCCTGTGCACCGACGGTATCGGAGCGTGGCTGTTGGTGACCGGTGCCGCGCTGCTGTGCTGCGGACAGCTGTGGTCGGATCGCATCATCGAGGGAGTCGTGAAATGA
- a CDS encoding PAS domain-containing protein codes for MGHDWLLVETLGAEPAVAATGREPVNLVPISGFLRRNPHVMAVLAAIGESVRSGQGLSTITPMTDRVIRTEVVTMTDGRVHGVHVWIGPPDDEPPERPIPGALTWNLTTGIATHTPESLANAGHDPHTDPPVGRIFLEQLPPRGLTTGEARLLAMVVNPQPGKTVVTTWAGTDQTGQPIAEGFVARSVLHTAEDGRDEVICRAMNWRADPGVPAVDDEVAAPQVADNMAGPGCHRLLIDIDNWRVLKWLDAPPAFLDLNARGRGDQTVHPDDAREMARMTMEFVDGYTSGVLRLRSVDGGWSPVRLTVHRVELDEDTYAGIVSLRPA; via the coding sequence ATGGGCCACGACTGGCTGCTCGTGGAGACGCTCGGGGCCGAACCCGCCGTGGCGGCGACCGGTCGAGAACCGGTGAATCTGGTGCCGATCAGCGGTTTTCTGCGCCGGAACCCGCATGTGATGGCGGTGCTGGCGGCGATCGGCGAGAGCGTGCGGTCGGGTCAGGGGCTGAGCACGATCACGCCGATGACCGACCGGGTGATCCGCACCGAGGTCGTCACCATGACCGACGGCCGGGTGCACGGCGTGCACGTGTGGATCGGCCCGCCCGACGACGAGCCGCCGGAGCGGCCGATTCCCGGTGCGCTGACCTGGAATCTGACCACCGGGATCGCCACCCACACCCCGGAATCGTTGGCCAACGCCGGGCACGACCCGCACACCGATCCCCCCGTCGGCCGGATCTTCCTCGAACAGTTGCCGCCGCGCGGTCTGACCACCGGGGAAGCCCGGTTGCTGGCGATGGTGGTCAACCCGCAACCGGGCAAGACGGTGGTGACCACCTGGGCGGGCACCGATCAGACGGGTCAGCCCATCGCCGAGGGGTTCGTCGCCCGGTCGGTGCTGCACACCGCCGAGGACGGCCGGGACGAGGTGATCTGCCGTGCGATGAACTGGCGGGCCGATCCCGGGGTGCCGGCAGTCGACGATGAGGTGGCCGCCCCGCAGGTGGCCGACAACATGGCCGGGCCGGGGTGCCACCGGCTGCTGATCGACATCGACAACTGGCGGGTGCTCAAGTGGCTCGACGCGCCACCGGCGTTTCTGGACCTCAACGCCCGCGGCCGCGGGGATCAAACCGTGCACCCCGACGATGCCCGTGAGATGGCGCGCATGACAATGGAATTCGTCGACGGCTACACCTCGGGCGTGTTACGGCTGCGCAGCGTCGACGGCGGCTGGTCTCCGGTGCGGTTGACGGTGCACCGGGTCGAACTCGACGAGGACACCTACGCCGGGATCGTGTCCCTGCGCCCGGCGTGA
- a CDS encoding Rv3654c family TadE-like protein, whose protein sequence is MGEERGSASLPAVAAVGVLVAVTVGALGFGSAVVARHRAQAAADLAALAAAAQVGAGAGVACRRAATLAGEMGARVGACSVEGLDVIVTVEVDTAVRLAGGQAARAVARAGPGRAG, encoded by the coding sequence GTGGGTGAGGAGCGCGGCTCGGCCAGTCTGCCGGCCGTCGCGGCGGTGGGTGTGCTCGTCGCGGTGACCGTCGGTGCGCTGGGATTCGGGTCGGCGGTGGTGGCCCGGCACCGGGCGCAGGCCGCTGCGGACCTGGCCGCGCTGGCCGCGGCCGCGCAGGTCGGAGCCGGTGCGGGCGTGGCCTGCCGGCGCGCCGCGACCCTGGCGGGGGAGATGGGCGCGCGCGTCGGTGCCTGCTCGGTGGAGGGCCTCGACGTGATCGTCACCGTGGAGGTGGATACCGCGGTGCGGTTGGCGGGTGGTCAAGCGGCACGGGCGGTGGCACGTGCGGGACCGGGCCGGGCCGGCTGA
- a CDS encoding RND family transporter yields MTDGRPGSTATANARHTARTGQTRPPAAGREYSGRLAALGGFTVRHKVLVIGTWLAVAVVLALLFPQLETVVRQQSVDLIPRDVPSFQTLDRMSAAFGEQGSKTTVFVAMEDPAGLTPAARDRYEAMVSRLRADTDHVLLVQDLLADPVTATQAVSQDGKAWYLPVGVAGTLGDPTAAESVQAVRALAAEAFADSSTTVRVTGPPATFSDQIGSAEHDLVLISIATAGLIALILLIVYRSVFTALLPLLVIGVSLAVGRGVLSALGEMGMPVSQFTVAFMTAILLGAGTDYTVFLISRYHEQRRAQVAPEQAAIYATASIGRVILASAATVAFAFLAMVFARLSVFAALGPACAIAVLFGFLATVTLLPPVLALAAKRGIGDPKPDRTRRYWNSVAVAVVRRPVTLLTISLAVLLALSAVAVTINISYDDRKGQPADTASNQGYQLLDRHFRKDVVFTEFLVVENPTDMRTGKGLADLDEMASRVAQIPGVTKVSGVTRPTGERLDQAKLAWQNQQIGDKMADAVADGNARKADLAKLTNGADQLAAGLAQLDTTLRTALAPLSGILSQAQSAGTQMQQFRPLLQQLSATAPAVDQAIQAGPGLRPWADQAAHAIAILDPLVGALNTAPWCATTPQCAQIRDQVQVLVTLRNSGFFNQVADLGDRYNPATGATVAETLADIRNAVTAMDKAFGALGDPADLAGNIGRLQDGISQLASGAQALATGVHTLVDSNLEMLSGMSQIATQLQNSARASADSDSSSGFYLPPNTFENRQFADVAKQFLSPDGKTARFAIESSHDPYSVDAMNLAHTITDVADAARPNTSLAHATVSVAGFPAVNSDIARLLWADFAQLAIATIVIVGLILVLLLRALLAPIYLLGTVVLNYLASLGIGVLVFQYLLGHEIAWPVPLLAFIILVAVGADYNMLLVSRLREESGTNIRVGVLRTVANTGSVITSAGVIFAASMFGLMFGSIAIMIQAGFIVGCGLLLDTFLVRTLTVPAIATLLREASWWPQPNRAR; encoded by the coding sequence ATGACAGACGGCCGACCAGGTTCGACGGCCACGGCGAACGCGCGCCACACGGCACGAACCGGGCAGACCCGGCCGCCGGCCGCCGGGAGGGAATACAGCGGGCGGCTGGCCGCCCTGGGCGGATTCACCGTGCGGCATAAAGTGCTGGTGATCGGGACATGGCTCGCGGTCGCGGTCGTGTTGGCCCTGCTGTTTCCGCAGTTGGAGACGGTGGTGCGGCAGCAATCGGTGGATCTGATCCCCCGCGACGTGCCGTCGTTTCAAACGCTGGACCGGATGAGCGCCGCGTTCGGCGAGCAGGGATCCAAGACCACAGTCTTCGTCGCGATGGAAGACCCCGCCGGGTTGACTCCGGCAGCGCGTGACCGCTACGAGGCGATGGTGTCGCGGCTGCGCGCCGACACCGACCATGTGCTGCTGGTCCAAGACCTGCTAGCCGACCCGGTCACCGCCACCCAAGCGGTCAGCCAGGACGGCAAGGCCTGGTATCTGCCGGTCGGCGTGGCCGGCACCTTAGGTGACCCCACCGCGGCCGAATCCGTGCAAGCGGTGCGCGCCCTCGCCGCCGAGGCCTTCGCCGATTCGAGCACCACGGTGCGGGTGACCGGTCCACCGGCCACTTTCAGCGACCAAATCGGTTCGGCCGAACACGATCTGGTGCTCATCTCGATCGCCACCGCCGGGCTGATCGCGCTGATTCTGCTGATCGTGTACCGGTCGGTGTTCACCGCCCTGCTCCCACTGCTGGTCATCGGTGTGAGCCTGGCCGTCGGGCGCGGTGTGCTCTCCGCGCTCGGGGAGATGGGCATGCCGGTGTCTCAGTTCACCGTGGCGTTCATGACCGCGATCCTGCTCGGCGCGGGCACCGACTACACCGTGTTTCTGATCAGCCGCTACCACGAGCAGCGCCGCGCCCAGGTAGCGCCCGAGCAGGCCGCGATCTACGCGACCGCCAGCATCGGACGGGTCATCTTAGCCTCGGCGGCCACCGTGGCGTTCGCGTTCCTGGCGATGGTGTTCGCGCGGCTCAGCGTGTTCGCCGCTTTAGGCCCCGCGTGCGCGATCGCTGTCCTGTTCGGATTCCTGGCCACCGTCACGCTGCTGCCGCCGGTGCTGGCACTGGCCGCCAAACGCGGCATCGGCGACCCCAAACCCGACCGCACCCGCCGCTACTGGAACAGCGTGGCCGTCGCCGTGGTCCGCCGGCCAGTCACACTGTTGACCATCAGCCTGGCCGTCCTGCTGGCCCTGTCGGCGGTCGCGGTGACCATCAACATCAGCTACGACGACCGCAAAGGCCAACCCGCCGACACCGCCAGCAACCAGGGCTACCAGCTGCTGGACCGCCACTTCCGCAAAGACGTCGTCTTCACCGAATTCCTGGTGGTCGAAAACCCCACCGACATGCGCACCGGCAAAGGGCTGGCCGATCTCGACGAGATGGCCTCACGCGTGGCCCAGATCCCCGGCGTCACCAAGGTCTCAGGGGTCACCCGCCCCACCGGCGAGCGACTCGACCAAGCCAAATTAGCCTGGCAGAACCAACAAATCGGGGACAAGATGGCCGACGCCGTCGCCGACGGCAACGCCCGCAAAGCCGACCTGGCCAAACTCACCAACGGCGCCGACCAACTGGCCGCCGGGTTGGCCCAACTCGACACCACCCTGCGCACCGCCCTGGCCCCGCTGAGCGGAATCTTGAGCCAAGCCCAATCCGCCGGCACACAAATGCAGCAGTTCCGGCCGCTGCTGCAGCAACTTTCGGCCACCGCACCCGCGGTCGACCAGGCCATCCAAGCCGGGCCGGGCCTGCGGCCATGGGCCGACCAAGCCGCCCACGCCATCGCCATCCTCGATCCGCTCGTCGGTGCCCTCAACACCGCTCCGTGGTGTGCCACCACACCCCAATGCGCCCAGATCCGAGACCAGGTCCAGGTCTTGGTGACCCTGCGCAACAGTGGCTTCTTCAACCAAGTCGCCGACCTCGGCGACCGCTACAATCCCGCCACCGGCGCCACGGTTGCCGAAACCCTCGCCGACATCCGAAACGCCGTCACCGCCATGGACAAAGCATTCGGAGCCCTCGGCGATCCCGCCGACCTGGCCGGCAACATCGGCCGACTCCAAGACGGCATCAGCCAACTGGCCTCCGGTGCCCAAGCCCTGGCCACCGGCGTGCACACCCTCGTCGACAGCAACCTCGAAATGCTCTCAGGCATGAGTCAGATCGCCACCCAACTACAAAACTCCGCCCGCGCCAGCGCCGACTCCGATTCCTCAAGCGGCTTCTACCTACCTCCCAACACCTTCGAGAACCGCCAATTCGCCGACGTCGCCAAGCAATTCCTGTCCCCCGACGGCAAGACCGCCCGCTTCGCCATCGAATCCAGCCACGACCCCTACAGCGTCGACGCGATGAACCTCGCCCACACGATCACTGACGTCGCCGACGCCGCCCGCCCCAACACCTCCCTGGCCCACGCTACGGTGTCAGTGGCCGGATTCCCTGCCGTCAACTCCGACATCGCACGCCTTCTGTGGGCCGACTTCGCCCAACTCGCCATCGCCACCATCGTGATCGTCGGCCTCATCCTCGTGCTGCTGCTGCGTGCCCTGCTGGCCCCGATCTACCTGCTGGGCACCGTCGTGCTCAACTACCTCGCCTCCCTGGGCATCGGCGTCCTAGTCTTCCAATACCTGCTTGGCCACGAAATCGCCTGGCCGGTGCCGCTTCTGGCGTTCATCATCCTCGTCGCGGTCGGCGCCGACTACAACATGCTGCTCGTCTCGCGGCTACGGGAGGAATCCGGCACCAACATCCGCGTCGGCGTGCTGCGCACCGTGGCCAACACCGGCTCGGTCATCACCTCCGCCGGAGTCATCTTCGCCGCCAGCATGTTCGGCCTCATGTTCGGCTCGATCGCCATCATGATCCAAGCCGGATTCATCGTCGGATGCGGCCTACTGCTGGACACCTTCCTCGTCCGCACCCTCACCGTCCCCGCCATCGCCACCCTGCTGCGCGAAGCCAGCTGGTGGCCCCAACCCAACCGTGCGCGGTAA
- a CDS encoding DUF4244 domain-containing protein: MPKLIRILQARTTMLMVDEAGMSTVEYAVGTIAAAAFGAILYAVVTGDSIVSALTNIISRALNTSV; the protein is encoded by the coding sequence ATGCCGAAACTGATCCGCATCCTTCAAGCGAGGACGACGATGTTGATGGTCGACGAGGCCGGGATGTCGACCGTCGAGTACGCGGTCGGGACGATCGCCGCGGCGGCGTTCGGTGCCATTCTGTACGCCGTGGTGACCGGGGATTCGATCGTCAGCGCGCTGACCAACATCATCAGTCGGGCGTTGAACACCAGCGTGTGA
- a CDS encoding TadE family type IV pilus minor pilin, with amino-acid sequence MSDRGAVTVEAAFALAAVVAVLVLCVAGLSAVSMQVRCIDAAREAARLAARGDDAAAMRAARTVAPDGAGVELRRDGQWVRARISTRSALLPRVTIAAEAVSAAEPGG; translated from the coding sequence GTGAGTGATCGTGGCGCGGTCACCGTGGAAGCCGCGTTCGCGCTGGCGGCGGTGGTGGCCGTGCTGGTGCTGTGCGTCGCCGGGCTGTCCGCGGTGTCGATGCAGGTGCGGTGCATCGACGCGGCCCGTGAGGCGGCGCGGTTGGCGGCTCGCGGTGACGACGCCGCCGCGATGCGGGCGGCGCGGACCGTCGCACCCGACGGGGCGGGGGTGGAGCTGCGCCGCGACGGGCAGTGGGTGCGGGCGCGGATCAGCACCCGGTCGGCGTTGCTGCCCCGTGTCACGATCGCGGCCGAGGCGGTCTCGGCGGCCGAGCCCGGTGGGTGA
- a CDS encoding type II secretion system F family protein: protein MSWAAVLLAAAVLIGTDRRRILERGGRPDGSRRGPRERSRGDADPLAAATAFDVFVACLRSGMAVATAAVATAPAAPPTLARLLNRAAGLLALGADPATAWSGTGPAADSSTDALMRLARRSATSGAALADGVAELAATIRQQAEHSAAAAAERAGVLIAGPLGLCYLPAFFCLGIVPVVAGLTGDVLQSGLL, encoded by the coding sequence ATGAGCTGGGCTGCAGTACTACTGGCTGCCGCGGTGCTGATCGGAACCGACCGTCGCCGCATCCTCGAGCGTGGCGGACGGCCGGACGGGTCGCGCCGTGGACCCCGGGAGCGCAGCCGTGGGGATGCCGACCCGCTCGCCGCTGCAACGGCTTTCGATGTCTTTGTGGCCTGTCTGCGATCGGGGATGGCGGTCGCCACCGCGGCGGTGGCGACCGCGCCCGCGGCGCCGCCGACGCTGGCTCGGCTGCTGAACCGCGCCGCCGGTCTGCTCGCGCTCGGCGCCGATCCCGCCACCGCGTGGTCCGGAACCGGGCCGGCGGCCGACAGCAGTACCGATGCGCTGATGCGGTTGGCGCGCCGGTCGGCGACCTCCGGCGCCGCGTTGGCCGACGGTGTCGCCGAACTGGCGGCCACGATCCGTCAGCAGGCAGAGCACAGCGCCGCGGCGGCGGCGGAGCGGGCCGGGGTGCTGATCGCCGGACCGCTCGGGCTGTGCTACCTCCCGGCGTTCTTCTGCCTGGGCATCGTCCCGGTTGTCGCCGGCCTGACCGGAGATGTGCTGCAGTCCGGGCTGCTGTGA
- a CDS encoding TetR family transcriptional regulator: MNPTAFADLRSAATPMRGRRALILDAVVAIGSRGGYDAVQMREVAERADIAIGTLYRYFPSKVHLLVSALGREFERFDTSYDWAASGATAQQRLRRLIDRVNEEWQRNPGLTEAMTRAFVFADASAAAEVDHAANVFEGMLARAMSGGEPTEEQHAIATVICDVWLSNLTAWLSRRVSTAEVGRRLDHAMRLLIGDDEHSKI, encoded by the coding sequence ATGAACCCGACAGCCTTCGCTGACTTGCGGTCTGCCGCCACGCCGATGCGGGGGCGTCGCGCCCTGATCCTGGATGCAGTTGTGGCGATTGGGTCGCGGGGCGGCTATGACGCGGTTCAGATGAGGGAGGTCGCCGAGCGGGCTGACATCGCCATCGGAACGCTCTACCGCTACTTCCCATCCAAGGTGCATCTGTTGGTATCGGCGCTGGGACGTGAGTTCGAACGCTTCGACACCAGCTACGACTGGGCGGCGAGCGGCGCTACGGCGCAGCAGCGGCTGCGCCGGTTGATCGACCGCGTCAACGAGGAATGGCAGCGCAATCCCGGGTTGACGGAAGCGATGACGCGAGCGTTCGTGTTCGCTGACGCCAGTGCGGCCGCGGAGGTTGATCATGCCGCCAACGTCTTCGAAGGCATGCTGGCACGCGCCATGAGCGGCGGTGAGCCCACCGAGGAGCAGCATGCTATCGCGACAGTTATCTGCGATGTTTGGCTGTCAAATCTGACCGCCTGGCTGAGCCGGCGGGTGTCGACGGCCGAGGTCGGTCGGCGACTGGACCACGCGATGCGCCTGCTGATCGGTGACGATGAGCACTCGAAAATCTGA
- a CDS encoding tyrosine-type recombinase/integrase encodes MARTQRIALTDRPDTYTVLGADHLPVDPAEEYLQFLRDDAASPNTVKAYAAGLAAWWTLLEYTGTDWREVSTAMFGQFLAYLRSGDLPGTARIGAPPTWLGPASTQLRAAAVLACYRYHADAHGLPVPYRRLFTSRGKRGRSRYIPMLAGVGPPRTKDRPVYTVRRGNLAATPVLLPSQVAAILDGCATQNGHVWSGPASGLRDRLLFATLAETGMRLGEALSLRHHDFHLGTGATPYIEVGTRQDHPRGARGKTLHGRRIYIGDDLEALYSSYVWHLVDHGADLAMPNLDTHFVFVNLVAGERFAPMRAETVYAKVDSLTRRSNGVLPEDWTPHWLRHTHATALLLSGAPPHVVMRRLGHADIQTTLSTYGWVTEDAEMRTVAQWRNYVAGWKGLHHDDTP; translated from the coding sequence ATGGCACGCACGCAGCGGATCGCACTGACCGATCGCCCCGACACCTACACCGTGCTGGGCGCCGATCACCTGCCCGTCGACCCGGCTGAGGAGTACCTGCAGTTCCTGCGCGACGACGCGGCCTCCCCGAACACGGTGAAGGCCTATGCCGCCGGGCTGGCGGCCTGGTGGACCCTGCTGGAGTACACCGGCACCGACTGGCGCGAGGTCAGCACCGCGATGTTCGGTCAGTTCCTGGCCTATCTGCGCAGCGGGGATCTGCCCGGCACCGCCCGCATCGGCGCCCCGCCGACATGGTTGGGCCCGGCCAGCACCCAACTGCGGGCCGCAGCGGTTCTGGCCTGCTACCGCTACCACGCCGACGCCCACGGACTGCCCGTCCCGTATCGGCGGCTGTTCACCAGCCGCGGCAAACGCGGTCGCTCCCGCTACATTCCGATGCTGGCCGGGGTGGGCCCACCTCGAACCAAGGATCGTCCGGTCTACACGGTGCGCCGCGGTAACCTCGCGGCCACCCCGGTACTGCTGCCCAGCCAAGTCGCCGCCATCCTCGACGGGTGCGCCACCCAGAATGGGCATGTCTGGTCCGGACCCGCGTCCGGCCTGCGTGATCGGCTGCTGTTCGCCACGCTGGCCGAGACCGGGATGCGGCTGGGCGAAGCACTGTCGTTGCGCCACCACGACTTTCACCTCGGCACCGGCGCCACCCCCTACATCGAGGTGGGCACCCGCCAGGACCATCCACGCGGAGCCCGCGGCAAGACACTGCACGGGCGACGGATCTACATCGGCGACGACCTGGAAGCCCTGTATTCGTCCTATGTCTGGCATCTGGTCGACCACGGCGCTGACCTTGCGATGCCGAACCTGGATACCCATTTCGTGTTCGTCAACCTCGTCGCCGGTGAACGGTTCGCCCCGATGCGAGCCGAAACCGTCTACGCCAAAGTCGATTCCCTGACCCGACGGTCCAACGGTGTGCTGCCCGAAGACTGGACACCGCACTGGCTGCGTCACACCCATGCCACCGCGCTGCTGCTTTCCGGGGCACCGCCACACGTGGTGATGCGCCGACTCGGGCATGCCGACATCCAAACCACGCTGTCGACCTACGGCTGGGTCACCGAAGACGCCGAAATGCGCACCGTGGCCCAGTGGCGCAACTACGTGGCCGGATGGAAAGGCCTGCACCATGACGACACCCCCTGA
- a CDS encoding TetR/AcrR family transcriptional regulator, which yields MAAVDPAEPSARGSDDAVDDDDVDVDPRKLRSRARLLDAATSLLTSGGVEAVTVDAVTRLSKVARTTLYRHFESTTHLLAEAFERLLPQVTSPPATGDLRDQLIELVHRQAALIDEAPLHLTALAWLALGPDPNSDARQPLAGLSARVIEQYRQPFDELLAGAAARDELDDFDTTLAIIQLLGPIVFAKLTGMKTLTPADRVRIVDDFLVAHRPPTPETA from the coding sequence ATGGCCGCAGTTGACCCCGCCGAACCGTCGGCACGCGGGTCAGATGACGCGGTCGACGATGACGACGTCGACGTCGACCCGCGCAAACTTCGTTCACGCGCCCGGCTGCTGGATGCCGCCACGTCGCTGTTGACCAGCGGCGGGGTGGAGGCGGTCACTGTGGACGCGGTGACGCGGTTGTCGAAAGTGGCGCGTACCACGCTGTATCGGCACTTCGAGAGCACCACGCATCTGCTGGCGGAGGCGTTTGAGCGGCTGCTTCCCCAGGTGACCTCGCCGCCGGCCACGGGGGATCTACGTGACCAGCTGATCGAGCTGGTGCATCGGCAGGCTGCCCTGATCGATGAGGCGCCGCTGCATCTGACCGCGTTGGCCTGGTTGGCGCTGGGGCCCGATCCCAACAGCGACGCGCGCCAGCCCCTGGCCGGTCTGAGCGCTCGCGTCATCGAGCAGTACCGGCAACCCTTCGACGAGCTGTTGGCCGGCGCGGCGGCTCGTGATGAACTCGACGACTTCGACACCACGCTGGCCATCATCCAACTACTCGGACCCATCGTGTTCGCCAAACTCACCGGGATGAAAACACTGACACCAGCGGACCGTGTCCGCATCGTCGACGATTTCCTGGTGGCCCACCGACCACCGACGCCAGAAACCGCCTGA